GAGCTACCACTCCTGATTGATTGTGATGCAAATTCACACCATTCAGTCTTGGGTAACTCAGACATAAATGAACGAGGCTCCACACTGCTAGAGTACCTTTCCACCGCATGCCTAAAGATCCTAAATGTTGGATCCAGGCCCTCTCTCGTTACTTCTCGGAGACAGGAAGTCATCAATATTACGCTGGGCTCACGCAGGATAGCTTAGTCTGTTAGAAATTGACGTGTGAGCGAAGAAGATTCTTTCTCTGATCACCGCCGAATTTACTTTACGTTGGAAGGCAGTAGGTCTGGGAGTACATTTGGGAACCCTAAGGCCACGGACTGGCTCATCTAAAAGAAGGAGCTAGTAAGTCCGCTGGTGGAATCTTGCAGAACCCTAAGAACTGCCAGTAGGATTGAACAGGCGGTTGAGCATTTGCAGATGGCTATTTTCCAGTCCTATGAAATTGCATGTCCCTTGAAAACTAGAAAATGTAGCAAGCGAGTGATATAGTGGAATGTAGAGTTGAGTAGGCTCCGTTCCTGGTCAAGGAAGCTACTGCCTTCAATTTTCGGCACTAAGCTGAAGTTTTCAACAGAGGTACGCTACTTTTGAGTGACTCTGGACAGTAAGCTCACGTGGAGAAGCCACATTGGGAAGCAGGCTCAAAAAGCTACTGCCAGTTTTTGGGCCTGTAGAAGGGTATTTGGCACTAGGGATgagcaaatgaaaaaaatatatcgagaTATATCgtatcgatatttttaaacaataccGATATCggtagagtaaaaaatatcgatttttcgatatatcgatatttttacctCAAGGCGCGATTACTGGCAAAATTGTTGAAATATTCGAACATAAAAAAGAATAACACATATATAATCGTTTTTCTTATTACTCAAATATGTATTTGacaattttaagtattatCACAATACATATAtgacaatttcaattattataaaaatacatatttagcaattttaattattatcacaatacatatatgacaattttagttattgtcacattacatatataacaattttaattactataaaaatacaGACATATTtggcaattttaattattattaaaatacatttttggtagatttatattatatagtattaatacttatgtatattagtgtgttaaaaaaaatcgactaatgtttttttttaatggccgTGGAATTCTGTCAGAGGATgtcaaaataaagtttctgttcgaatatgagctcttaatattgatatttaggaGGTCgcaaatcataattttctattttccatttaaataacatgggaaaaaaaacattttaagcttagaattttatacctcggcatcggctcattgtacagatgagctcaggatatatttttgtagggaattaaacgctgtacaaaaaaagtctctaatcattttttgataaattcgtctgttgaaaagttattggagcttgaagtcaaatttataatgaatatcGAGATCTTATTACtttttcggcgaaactatcagacttatcacaaaatcccatgaaatcatttttgtagagaattttattccctacaaattattctcaataaactttttcaaaattccgcataactttctagttatttccatttcaatattaagctctgaaaaaaaaatagtgttctgatccATTTTAAGAGCTCaacattaaaatggaaataactaggaattaatgagaaatttgagaaaaatttattcaagataATTTGTCGGGaatcaaattttcttcaaaaaagaTTTCGTGACATTTCgtgataaatctgatagttttgccggaaaattaaaaagaactcgaaatttactataaattcgATTTCAAGCTCCAATGACTTTTTAACAgacatatttatcaaaaaatgataagagacttttttgtagagtgtttgattccctacaaaattttatcctcAGCTTATGTGTAGaatgagccattgccgaggtataaaattccaagcttaaaattttttttttcccatgttatttaaatggaaaatagaaaattatgattcgcgacctctaaatatcaatattaagagctcatatttcaacagaaactttattttgacATCCTCTGAAAGAATTCCAGGGCCATTCGAAAAAAAAGCcttagtcgatttttttgacacaccctaatatatgtatatttgaaagttaaaatacatatttggcaattttcattattattaaatatatttttggtagatttacatattattaaatacgTATTTAAGTACTGATTATCATTATTCTTGAtttgaaatagttaaaaagTCAACAATTTAAGCCAAAGTATCTTATTGAAATCTTAATCGAACTAGTATTCATCAGAGATAGACATTAGCAATACTCTTTCTTTAATATGCTCCCCGGTTAATCTACTTCTGTTGTCGAGCACAGCCAAATTTACAGCCGAAGCAAGCCTTTCGGATGATACTGAGGATGCTGGACATATCCAATATTTTAAAGCGATTTCAGATAAAACGGGGGTGAAATGTCGGCAATTTACACAAAACTCTATTGGGTCTGATTTTCTGTCCAGATGTGGTTGGTCCGAATATTGCTTCAGCTCATTAAGGACAGAACCAGAGCTTGGTATTTCTGCTTCATTCATGCTGagattaatcaatttttcatgcCTACACCAAATAGATAACTCACCAGTTTCTTGTGCTGCTTGAACTGGTCGTGGGTCTGGGGAACGCTGGCCTCTTCCTCGGTGCTCTGATCTAATGTCATTGCtgatttttgttattgaatTTGAGACAGCTATTGGAGACGTAAAATGCAGAAGCTTAAACCGAGGGTCCAATATTATTGCAGCTGAGAGAaaggtgtttttttttcaaagggCACGagtttttcatcaattttctcCAGTAATGTTTTTCTTACAGTTTCCCCTAGAGTGGTTGATGGAGTTGACTGATCTATTACTTGACGCAATAAACTCCAGATGGGAATCGCTAAACTAGAAGTTACATACTTCTCCCCACTTATCTCTTCAGTAGCTTTTTTTGAAGGACGGAGAAGTGCAATAAGGTCTTTTAGTATATGAAGCTCCGAATATGCAACCATGTCAGGAGTATGTTTGTTAGATTGACTTTTTGTGGCTAATATTTTAGCTACAAGTGCAGACAGCTTAAGAAAACGCTCCAGCATGTCTAAGCATGAGTTCCATTGAGTGCTGACTGCTTGCGTCAAAGTCAGCACTTCACCCTCTTTTTTTCCTGATTCTTCTTGTTCAGCTCGTAATTGGTCAGAGGCGTTCTCGAACTGTTTGAAAAACGTCACAATACTTTTGACGTCATCGCAAAGATTAGAGAAAGTAGGAATACCCTTCAATACTGCATCAACTATGAGATTCAAGCTGTGAGCCATAGAAGGAATTCGATGATTATCTTCTAGAAAAAACCGCACTGCTGCCACCATATTGGCTCCACCATCAGTAgtgatagataaaaatttattttttacaatagcGAATTCTTCACAAATATCATCTCAAGTTTCTTTATTATACTGCGCTGCATGACTCTAAAGaagatgtataattataagtcTATACATTGTATTAAGTATAATTACCAATAGAAGCATACCTGAGACAATTTCTGGGCACATAAATTTATGCTCTGAAGCGCAGGCAGACTCTGTCATTTTGGGTTATCGATGGAATAAACTATCACCACTAAGAAGCTTCAAGAAGAGTTTGTGATGGTGAGTATGTCACTCgtgatacataaaaaatttgcttcATCTAAAGTTTTCATTAAAACAGATTTTGTGGTATTATATCTACTTTCAACTAATCTGGTCACCTGAGTATAACAACAAGGCAATTGTCAAACCATTATTTTAATCGAAATATATGATACAATAGACTGAAATACCTTTTTTCGAGATGGCAGTTTGTAAAGAGGACAAACTGTacggataaattttttgagacCACTTTTTTCAACGCATGACAGAGGCAAATTGTCTTTACATATCATATAAATTAGAGCCTGAGTAACTTCGGTGTGTTTTTGCCCTccttctaaaatatataatgattcTTGACTTTAGTATTCATAATATTAACGAATTAAAAAGATAGATAGGACTAAAGTTTtaattcaagagaaaaaaaattctctaactTTGGTAGGGGCcaagatatttgaaaataaaatatgttggGTACTTTTCACCCTCAATGCCTAAATAGGTATACCGTTTAGATGTGTGCTTGTCAAGGATTAAGGGCTtaaacttgcacaataattttttgtggtcattaggaataatatttttacagtatcgaaagaaaaaaaaatagtcgatttttttggcccagtttAATCTATATAGTGTTTTGTCAAATTAACTGACTAAAGCTCTTCGAGAAAGTAAGTCTTTGTCAGTTTTTAACCTGACTCTTGGAAAACGAGCCTAATTACATACCGTGACTACGCACTAACATGTATCACAAGATATGCATATACGAAGTTAACTTATTTCcgactataattttttcctgaTTTGCCTGAAGTACCACAAGGATCTTGTCAGGCTAATATTAGGTT
Above is a window of Microplitis demolitor isolate Queensland-Clemson2020A chromosome 1, iyMicDemo2.1a, whole genome shotgun sequence DNA encoding:
- the LOC103573014 gene encoding uncharacterized protein LOC103573014, encoding MVAAVRFFLEDNHRIPSMAHSLNLIVDAVLKGIPTFSNLCDDVKSIVTFFKQFENASDQLRAEQEESGKKEGEVLTLTQAVSTQWNSCLDMLERFLKLSALVAKILATKSQSNKHTPDMVAYSELHILKDLIALLRPSKKATEEISGEKYVTSSLAIPIWSLLRQVIDQSTPSTTLGETVRKTLLEKIDEKLVPFEKKTPFSQLQ